The following are encoded in a window of Sminthopsis crassicaudata isolate SCR6 chromosome 3, ASM4859323v1, whole genome shotgun sequence genomic DNA:
- the NECAP2 gene encoding adaptin ear-binding coat-associated protein 2, whose translation MEDSDYESVLCVKPEVHVYRIPPRATNRGYRAADWQLDQPSWSGRLRITAKGQMAYIKLEDKTSGELFAQASVEQFPSIAVESVTDSSRYFVIRIEDGSGRRAFIGIGFADRGDAFDFNVALQDHFKWVKQQCEFAKQAQNPTPGPQLDLSFKEGQTIKLNIANMKKKEGVAGNAKSRMSGSMGMTLLPPPPGGKASAQLPPTEEHLPVGVAQAQPGLVPSADAGLPWPQLNSTTAATADVWGDFAKAAGSTSGQAQQNSNWVQF comes from the exons ATGGAAGACAGTGACTACGAGTCGGTTCTCTGCGTCAAGCCCGAAGTGCACGTCTACCGCATCCCGCCGCGGGCCACGAACCGCGGCTACAG GGCTGCAGACTGGCAGCTGGACCAGCCTTCATGGAGTGGGCGACTGCGGATAACAGCAAAAGGGCAGATGGCTTACATCAAACTGGAGGACAAAACTTCAG GAGAGCTCTTCGCCCAGGCATCTGTGGAGCAGTTTCCCAGCATCGCCGTGGAGAGCGTGACAGACTCCAGCAGATACTTTGTCATCCGGATTGAGGACGGGAGTG GGCGGCGAGCATTTATTGGCATTGGCTTTGCTGACCGAGGGGATGCCTTTGATTTCAATGTAGCGCTGCAGGACCATTTCAA GTGGGTGAAGCAGCAATGCGAGTTTGCCAAACAAGCCCAGAACCCGACTCCAGGCCCCCAGCTAGACCTGAGCTTCAAGGAGGGCCAGACCATCAAGCTCAACATTGCG AAcatgaagaagaaggaaggagtggCTGGAAACGCCAAATCCCGGATGTCGGGCAGTATGGGAATgaccctccttcctcctcctccagggGGCAAAGCTTCTGCCCAGCTACCCCCCACCGAGGAGCACCTGCCTGTGGGAGTGGCCCAAGCCCAGCCCGGACTTGTTCCCAGTGCAG ATGCCGGTTTGCCCTGGCCACAGCTCAACTCCACCACGGCCGCCACCGCGGATGTCTGGGGGGACTTTGCCAAAGCTGCAGG GTCAACTTCAGGCCAGGCTCAGCAGAACTCAAACTGGGTCCAGTTCTAA